A DNA window from Eriocheir sinensis breed Jianghai 21 chromosome 22, ASM2467909v1, whole genome shotgun sequence contains the following coding sequences:
- the LOC127001940 gene encoding protein Pixie-like isoform X1, whose amino-acid sequence MGPKSPPLVAACHFQHLTKMPPRKKQDDNEKQTRIAIVNTEKCKPKRCRQECKKSCPVVRMGKLCIEVTPNDKLASISEELCIGCGICVKKCPFEAIMIINLPSNLEKETVHRYNKNSFKLHRLPVPRRGEVLGLVGTNGIGKSTALKILAGKLKPNLGQFADPPDWTDILTYFRGNELQNYFTRILEDDLKAIIKPQYVDQIPKAVKGAVKDLLNKKNDLGNMEDILTALDLRAVLGRNIEDLSGGELQRFAIAMVCIQNANIYMYDEPSSYLDVKQRLNASRAIRSMVRADNYVVVVEHDLAVLDYLSDFICCLYGQPGAYGVVTVPFSVREGINVFLDGFVPTENLRFREESLTFKVSDQLSEEEIKRMCRFKYPYMTKKMGDFQLTVEAGNFTDSEIMVLLGENGTGKTTFIRMLAGRLDPDEGKSELPELHISYKPQKISPKSQSTVRQLLHDKIRDAYIHPQFVTDVMKPMKIEELMDQEVQHLSGGELQRVALTLCLGTPAEVYLVDEPSAYLDSEQRLAAAKVIKRYIMHAKKTAFVVEHDFIMATYLADRVIVFEGLPSIKTTANTPQTLVSGMNKFLEMLGITFRRDPNNFRPRINKDASQKDTEQKSSGNYFFLDIDGKGEGKQN is encoded by the exons ATGGGGCCGAAGTCCCCCCCattag TTGCTGCCTGCCACTTCCAGCACCTCACCAAGATGCCGCCCCGCAAGAAGCAAGATGACAACGAGAAGCAGACTCGTATTGCCATCGTCAACACAGAGAAATGCAAGCCCAAGCGATGCCGGCAGGAGTGCAAGAAGTCGTGCCCTGTGGTGCGCATGGGGAAGCTCTGCATTGAGGTGACGCCGAACGACAAATTGGCATCCATCAGTGAGGAGCTCTGCATTGGCTGCGGCATCTGCGTCAAGAAGTGCCCGTTCGAGGCCATCATGATCATCAACCTCCCAAGTAACCTGGAGAAGGAGACGGTCCACCGCTACAACAAGAACTCCTTCAAGCTCCACCGCCTGCCTGTGCCACGCCGAGGGGAAGTCCTGGGGCTGGTCGGCACAAATGGTATTGGCAAGTCCACTGCCCTCAAGATTCTCGCCGGTAAGCTCAAGCCTAACCTGGGGCAGTTCGCCGACCCACCAGACTGGACTGACATCCTGACCTACTTCCGCGGCAATGAACTCCAGAATTATTTCACGCGTATCTTAGAGGACGATCTGAAGGCAATCATCAAGCCGCAGTACGTCGACCAGATCCCCAAGGCAGTGAAGGGAGCTGTCAAGGACCTGCTAAACAAAAAGAACGACCTGGGAAATATGGAGGACATCCTTACTGCTCTTGACCTGCGTGCTGTCCTGGGGCGTAACATTGAGGATCTGTCTGGTGGGGAGCTCCAGCGCTTCGCCATCGCCATGGTGTGCATCCAGAATGCTAATATTTACATGTACGATGAACCGTCTTCGTACCTTGATGTAAAGCAGCGTCTGAATGCCTCCCGGGCTATACGTTCCATGGTGAGGGCCGACAActatgtggttgtggtggagcaCGACCTGGCTGTCCTCGACTACCTCTCGGACTTCATCTGTTGCCTCTATGGCCAGCCAGGAGCTTACGGGGTGGTCACTGTGCCCTTCTCCGTGCGTGAGGGGATCAACGTGTTCCTCGATGGGTTTGTCCCGACAGAGAACCTGCGATTTAGGGAGGAATCGCTCACGTTCAAGGTCTCAGATCAGTTGAGCGAGGAGGAGATCAAGCGCATGTGTCGGTTCAAGTACCCATACATGACCAAGAAGATGGGGGACTTCCAGCTGACAGTGGAGGCCGGAAACTTCACTGACTCGGAGATCATGGTGCTGCTCGGAGAAAATGGGACTGGCAAGACGACCTTCATCAGGATGTTGGCCGGGCGGCTGGACCCTGATGAGGGCAAGTCAGAGCTGCCGGAGCTGCACATCTCCTACAAGCCGCAGAAGATCAGCCCCAAGAGCCAGTCAACCGTGCGGCAGCTCCTCCACGACAAGATTAGAGATGCGTACATCCATCCGCAGTTTGTGACGGACGTGATGAAGCCCATGAAGATTGAGGAGCTGATGGACCAGGAGGTGCAGCATCTATCTGGAGGTGAGCTGCAGCGAGTTGCCCTCACACTCTGTTTAGGAACGCCAGCGGAAGTCTACCTGGTTGATGAGCCCTCGGCGTACCTGGACTCCGAGCAGCGTCTAGCGGCCGCCAAGGTCATCAAGCGGTACATCATGCACGCCAAGAAGACGGCTTTTGTTGTAGAGCACGACTTCATCATGGCAACCTACCTGGCAGATCGTGTCATTGTGTTTGAGGGATTGCCGTCCATCAAAACCACCGCCAACACTCCCCAGACCCTCGTGTCTGGCATGAACAAGTTCCTGGAGATGCTGGGGATTACTTTCCGCCGTGACCCTAACAACTTCCGGCCGCGCATCAACAAAGATGCCAGCCAGAAGGACACCGAGCAGAAGAGTTCTGGCAACTACTTCTTCCTCGACAtagatgggaagggggagggtaaaCAGAACTGA
- the LOC127001940 gene encoding protein Pixie-like isoform X2: MPPRKKQDDNEKQTRIAIVNTEKCKPKRCRQECKKSCPVVRMGKLCIEVTPNDKLASISEELCIGCGICVKKCPFEAIMIINLPSNLEKETVHRYNKNSFKLHRLPVPRRGEVLGLVGTNGIGKSTALKILAGKLKPNLGQFADPPDWTDILTYFRGNELQNYFTRILEDDLKAIIKPQYVDQIPKAVKGAVKDLLNKKNDLGNMEDILTALDLRAVLGRNIEDLSGGELQRFAIAMVCIQNANIYMYDEPSSYLDVKQRLNASRAIRSMVRADNYVVVVEHDLAVLDYLSDFICCLYGQPGAYGVVTVPFSVREGINVFLDGFVPTENLRFREESLTFKVSDQLSEEEIKRMCRFKYPYMTKKMGDFQLTVEAGNFTDSEIMVLLGENGTGKTTFIRMLAGRLDPDEGKSELPELHISYKPQKISPKSQSTVRQLLHDKIRDAYIHPQFVTDVMKPMKIEELMDQEVQHLSGGELQRVALTLCLGTPAEVYLVDEPSAYLDSEQRLAAAKVIKRYIMHAKKTAFVVEHDFIMATYLADRVIVFEGLPSIKTTANTPQTLVSGMNKFLEMLGITFRRDPNNFRPRINKDASQKDTEQKSSGNYFFLDIDGKGEGKQN, translated from the coding sequence ATGCCGCCCCGCAAGAAGCAAGATGACAACGAGAAGCAGACTCGTATTGCCATCGTCAACACAGAGAAATGCAAGCCCAAGCGATGCCGGCAGGAGTGCAAGAAGTCGTGCCCTGTGGTGCGCATGGGGAAGCTCTGCATTGAGGTGACGCCGAACGACAAATTGGCATCCATCAGTGAGGAGCTCTGCATTGGCTGCGGCATCTGCGTCAAGAAGTGCCCGTTCGAGGCCATCATGATCATCAACCTCCCAAGTAACCTGGAGAAGGAGACGGTCCACCGCTACAACAAGAACTCCTTCAAGCTCCACCGCCTGCCTGTGCCACGCCGAGGGGAAGTCCTGGGGCTGGTCGGCACAAATGGTATTGGCAAGTCCACTGCCCTCAAGATTCTCGCCGGTAAGCTCAAGCCTAACCTGGGGCAGTTCGCCGACCCACCAGACTGGACTGACATCCTGACCTACTTCCGCGGCAATGAACTCCAGAATTATTTCACGCGTATCTTAGAGGACGATCTGAAGGCAATCATCAAGCCGCAGTACGTCGACCAGATCCCCAAGGCAGTGAAGGGAGCTGTCAAGGACCTGCTAAACAAAAAGAACGACCTGGGAAATATGGAGGACATCCTTACTGCTCTTGACCTGCGTGCTGTCCTGGGGCGTAACATTGAGGATCTGTCTGGTGGGGAGCTCCAGCGCTTCGCCATCGCCATGGTGTGCATCCAGAATGCTAATATTTACATGTACGATGAACCGTCTTCGTACCTTGATGTAAAGCAGCGTCTGAATGCCTCCCGGGCTATACGTTCCATGGTGAGGGCCGACAActatgtggttgtggtggagcaCGACCTGGCTGTCCTCGACTACCTCTCGGACTTCATCTGTTGCCTCTATGGCCAGCCAGGAGCTTACGGGGTGGTCACTGTGCCCTTCTCCGTGCGTGAGGGGATCAACGTGTTCCTCGATGGGTTTGTCCCGACAGAGAACCTGCGATTTAGGGAGGAATCGCTCACGTTCAAGGTCTCAGATCAGTTGAGCGAGGAGGAGATCAAGCGCATGTGTCGGTTCAAGTACCCATACATGACCAAGAAGATGGGGGACTTCCAGCTGACAGTGGAGGCCGGAAACTTCACTGACTCGGAGATCATGGTGCTGCTCGGAGAAAATGGGACTGGCAAGACGACCTTCATCAGGATGTTGGCCGGGCGGCTGGACCCTGATGAGGGCAAGTCAGAGCTGCCGGAGCTGCACATCTCCTACAAGCCGCAGAAGATCAGCCCCAAGAGCCAGTCAACCGTGCGGCAGCTCCTCCACGACAAGATTAGAGATGCGTACATCCATCCGCAGTTTGTGACGGACGTGATGAAGCCCATGAAGATTGAGGAGCTGATGGACCAGGAGGTGCAGCATCTATCTGGAGGTGAGCTGCAGCGAGTTGCCCTCACACTCTGTTTAGGAACGCCAGCGGAAGTCTACCTGGTTGATGAGCCCTCGGCGTACCTGGACTCCGAGCAGCGTCTAGCGGCCGCCAAGGTCATCAAGCGGTACATCATGCACGCCAAGAAGACGGCTTTTGTTGTAGAGCACGACTTCATCATGGCAACCTACCTGGCAGATCGTGTCATTGTGTTTGAGGGATTGCCGTCCATCAAAACCACCGCCAACACTCCCCAGACCCTCGTGTCTGGCATGAACAAGTTCCTGGAGATGCTGGGGATTACTTTCCGCCGTGACCCTAACAACTTCCGGCCGCGCATCAACAAAGATGCCAGCCAGAAGGACACCGAGCAGAAGAGTTCTGGCAACTACTTCTTCCTCGACAtagatgggaagggggagggtaaaCAGAACTGA
- the LOC127001942 gene encoding 39S ribosomal protein L13, mitochondrial-like isoform X2 yields the protein MWYLFDGKWQNPFASADKIVTYLEGTHKPIYHPLNDSGDHVVVINSRDIALPGVEWEKRVYFHHTGYAKGASWTLAWQLHDTDPTMIMRKAVYNQMSKNLLRHGRMARLHIFPDDKVPDKILENISAQIRQLRPVPTRLDHLPEEEVENFPKIFDWPKEHIIR from the exons ATGTGGTACCTGTTTGACGGGAAGTGGCAGAACCCTTTTGCCTCGGCAGATAAAATTGTGACGTACCTGGAGGGGACACACAAGCCCATCTACCACCCCCTGA ATGACAGCGGTGATCATGTGGTGGTGATCAACTCCCGGGACATTGCACTGCCTGGGGTGGAGTGGGAGAAGAGGGTGTATTTCCACCACACGGGGTACGCTAAGGGTGCCTCTTGGACACTGGCCTGGCAGTTGCACGATACTGACCCAACCATG ATTATGAGGAAAGCTGTGTACAACCAGATGAGCAAAAACCTCCTGAGACACGGGAGAATGGCTCGTCTCCACATATTCCCTGATGATAAG GTGCCCGACAAGATTCTGGAGAACATTTCTGCTCAGATTCGCCAGCTGCGGCCAGTACCGACGCGCCTTGACCATTTGCCGGAAGAGGAGGTTGAAAACTTCCCCAAGATATTTGACTGGCCCAAGGAGCACATTATTAGGTAG
- the LOC127001942 gene encoding 39S ribosomal protein L13, mitochondrial-like isoform X1, with the protein MSAAKRVQQWATFGRMWYLFDGKWQNPFASADKIVTYLEGTHKPIYHPLNDSGDHVVVINSRDIALPGVEWEKRVYFHHTGYAKGASWTLAWQLHDTDPTMIMRKAVYNQMSKNLLRHGRMARLHIFPDDKVPDKILENISAQIRQLRPVPTRLDHLPEEEVENFPKIFDWPKEHIIR; encoded by the exons ATGTCGGCAGCAAAGCGGGTCCAG CAATGGGCTACGTTTGGTCGCATGTGGTACCTGTTTGACGGGAAGTGGCAGAACCCTTTTGCCTCGGCAGATAAAATTGTGACGTACCTGGAGGGGACACACAAGCCCATCTACCACCCCCTGA ATGACAGCGGTGATCATGTGGTGGTGATCAACTCCCGGGACATTGCACTGCCTGGGGTGGAGTGGGAGAAGAGGGTGTATTTCCACCACACGGGGTACGCTAAGGGTGCCTCTTGGACACTGGCCTGGCAGTTGCACGATACTGACCCAACCATG ATTATGAGGAAAGCTGTGTACAACCAGATGAGCAAAAACCTCCTGAGACACGGGAGAATGGCTCGTCTCCACATATTCCCTGATGATAAG GTGCCCGACAAGATTCTGGAGAACATTTCTGCTCAGATTCGCCAGCTGCGGCCAGTACCGACGCGCCTTGACCATTTGCCGGAAGAGGAGGTTGAAAACTTCCCCAAGATATTTGACTGGCCCAAGGAGCACATTATTAGGTAG